In a genomic window of Telopea speciosissima isolate NSW1024214 ecotype Mountain lineage chromosome 5, Tspe_v1, whole genome shotgun sequence:
- the LOC122663363 gene encoding leucine-rich repeat extensin-like protein 2 — translation MPAPPLRLFFFFFFFCCVVVSLLIQTSSVAAAGEGGVLAVNPPPSFTFENPRLRNAYIALQTWKSSMFSDPLNFTGNWVGPNVCNYSGVYCSFYPFNSSMRVVAGVDLNHVDIAGFLPPEIGLLSDLALFHLNSNRFCGSVPDTFRRMKLLFELDLSNNRFVGRFPLVLLSLPTLKYLDLRFNEFEGPIPSQLFDKDLDALFINSNRFRLGIPQNLGNSRVSVLVMANNDLGGCIPSSIGKMGPTLNEIILLNNNLTGCLPPQIRQLTQVTVFDVSFNHLQGSLPSSIGQMKSLEQLDVAHNSFTGVIPASVCQLPNLKNFTYSYNYFTGEAPVCAALGSGGGGRMGSMVVVNGRKNCIPGKSHQRSKRECSSNAARPVDCSKTKCRGRGRPVPSPPTPTRAGSPRPFVKPSPPPPSFETSPSTRSHPPPPPSSGTSPSTRSHPPPPPSFETSPSTRSHSPPPPSFETSPSTRSHPPPPPTSQ, via the exons ATGCCTGCTCCTCCTCTTcgtctcttctttttcttcttcttcttctgctgcgtTGTTGTTTCTCTTCTCATCCAAACCTCGTCGGTCGCTGCCGCTGGTGAAGGCGGCGTATTGGCCGTCAACCCACCACCTTCCTTCACCTTCGAGAACCCGAGGCTTCGCAATGCCTACATTGCACTCCAGACATGGAAGTCATCCATGTTCTCCGACCCTCTCAACTTCACCGGCAACTGGGTCGGCCCCAACGTTTGCAACTACTCCGGTGTCTACTGCTCCTTCTACCCCTTCAACTCTTCCATGCGAGTGGTCGCCGGTGTCGATCTCAACCACGTCGACATTGCAGGTTTCCTCCCTCCTGAGATAGGCCTCCTCTCTGATCTCGCCCTCTTTCACCTCAACTCCAACCGCTTCTGCGGCTCCGTCCCCGACACCTTCCGCCGTATGAAACTGCTCTTCGAGCTGGACCTCAGCAATAATCGCTTCGTGGGGCGCTTCCCTCTCGTGCTGCTGTCCCTCCCAACCCTCAAGTACCTGGATCTTCGCTTCAATGAGTTCGAGGGACCCATTCCCTCTCAGCTCTTCGACAAGGACCTCGATGCACTCTTCATCAACTCCAACCGCTTCCGCTTGGGCATCCCTCAGAATTTGGGTAACTCCAGAGTCTCTGTCCTGGTCATGGCCAACAACGATTTGGGAGGTTGCATCCCATCCAGCATTGGGAAGATGGGCCCCACCCTCAACGAGATCATCCTCTTGAACAACAATCTCACCGGCTGTCTCCCACCGCAGATCCGCCAGCTCACCCAAGTCACCGTGTTCGACGTCAGCTTCAACCATCTCCAGGGCTCCCTCCCTTCATCCATTGGCCAGATGAAAAGTCTGGAGCAGCTGGACGTGGCGCATAACAGCTTCACCGGAGTTATTCCGGCATCGGTCTGCCAGCTGCCGAATCTGAAAAACTTCACCTATTCCTATAACTACTTCACCGGAGAGGCACCGGTGTGTGCCGCTTTGGGTTCTGGTGGGGGAGGAAGAATGGGGTCAATGGTGGTGGTGAACGGTCGCAAGAACTGCATCCCTGGAAAGTCCCATCAACGGTCAAAGAGGGAGTGTTCCTCCAATGCTGCGCGACCTGTGGACTGCAGCAAGACCAAATGC agaggaagagggagacCCGTGCCATCACCACCAACGCCAACTCGAGCTGGGTCACCAAGACCTTTTGTGAAGCCTTCTCCACCACCCCCATCTTTCGAAACTTCGCCGTCTACGAGATCTCACCCTCCACCCCCGCCTTCTTCCGGAACCTCACCGTCCACGAGATCTCACCCTCCTCCCCCACCTTCTTTCGAAACGTCACCGTCCACGAGATCTCACTCTCCTCCCCCGCCTTCTTTCGAAACCTCACCGTCCACGAGATCTCACCCTCCTCCCCCGCCGACGTCACAG
- the LOC122663361 gene encoding caffeoyl-CoA O-methyltransferase-like: protein MDVNRENFELGLPEYSKGWNGTFDFIFVDVDKDNYLNYHKRLIDSVNVRGVIGYENIRWDGLVVALSDALFRKCKVFVLQRFRDGAQQDPCCRSKDRDLPTPRRRWNHHLPSYQLMRHDKRAD from the coding sequence ATGGACGTCAACCGGGAGAATTTTGAATTGGGTTTGCCTGAGTATTCAAAAGGCTGGAATGGGACATTCGATTTCATCTTTGTGGATGTAGACAAGGACAACTATCTGAACTATCACAAGAGGTTGATAGATTCGGTTAATGTCAGAGGTGTGATTGGTTATGAGAATATCCGCTGGGACGGATTGGTGGTAGCTCTGTCAGATGCTCTTTTCCGTAAGTGTAAGGTATTTGTATTACAGAGATTTCGTGATGGAGCTCAACAAGACCCTTGTTGTCGATCCAAGGATCGAGATCTGCCAACTCCCCGTCGGAGATGGAATCACCATTTGCCCTCATATCAGCTTATGCGCCATGACAAGAGAGCTGACTAG